DNA from Bradyrhizobium japonicum USDA 6:
GACGAGACCGACAAGGCCGAAGAGTCCGATCGCCATGACCTTGTGGGTGAGGCGAATGGAAAAGCCGCTCATTGAATGTGCTCCGATACGTTCGATACGCAATACAGGGAGGGCGACTCGGCACCCGAATATTGCGAGATCATGACCGTATCGGTTTTCCGGAAGGTTAACCGTGCAGGCCTTCTCACCGCGGTATCGGCCGCGGACGCATGCGAGCCGCCACGCGTCGTCGCGCGGCGGTTGCAATCGGCGGTTGATCGGGTGCGGACGGCCGCCCTCAGGCGGCGCGCACCGTGGTGAGGAACTTCCCGACCTCGAGCTTGAGGCGGCTGCTGTCGCCGGACAGCGACTGCGCCGCCGAAAGCACCTGCGACGACGCCGAGCCGGTCTCGCTTGCGCCGCGCTGCACGTCGGTGATGTTGGACGACACTTGATGGGTGCCTTCCGCCGCCTGCTGGACGTTGCGGGAGATTTCCTGCGTCGCGGCGCCCTGCTCTTCCACTGCAGCCGCGATCGCCGAAGAGATCTCCGACAGCTTCTCGATGGTGTCGCTGATGTCCCTGATGGCGCCGACCGAATGCTCGGTCGCGGCCTGAATGCTGGCGATCGGCTGGCCGATCTCACCGGTTGCCTTCGCGGTCTGCTCGGCGAGCGCCTTGACCTCGGAGGCGACCACGGCAAAACCGCGGCCCGCTTCGCCGGCACGCGCGGCCTCGATCGTGGCGTTGAGCGCCAGCAGGTTGGTCTGGCCGGCGATGGTGTTGATCAGCTCGACGACGTCGCCGATCCGCGTTGCCGCCCTCGACAGCTCGCTGACACGGTCGGTGGTGGTGCGGGCCTGGCCGACCGCCTCGCTGGCGACGCGCGCAGATTCCTGCACCTGGCGGCTGATCTCGGTGATCGACGACGACAGCTCCTCCGTTGCCGAGGCCACCGACTGCACGTTGGTGGAGGCCTCTTCGGAGGCGGCTGCGACCACGGTGGTGAGCTGCTGCGTGCGCTCCGCGGTCGAGGTGAGCGTGGTGGCGGATGCTTCAAGCTCCGTGGAAGCCGATGACACCGTACCTACGATCTCGCCGACTGCGCCTTCGAAGCTGTCGGCGAGCCTGCGCATCTCGGAGCTGCGCTGCTCGGCCGCGAGCTGATCCTGCCGCGACTTGGCTTCCGCATGCTCCCGCGCCTTCTGTTCGGACACGATCTTGAATTTTTCGACGGCACCGGCGACTTCGCCGACCTCGTCCTTGCGGCCGAGGCCCGGCAGCACCACGGAGAAATCGCCGCCGGCGAGCTTCTCCATCGCCGCCGTCAATGCGCGCATGGGCCGCGCAATGCTGAAGACGGAGAAGATGCATGCCCCGATCAGAACCAGCGCGACCAGCATACCGGTGATGAACGAGGTCCGCGCCACCGACGCCGCCTCTGCTTCGGCCTCGGTGCGGGCTTCGACGCTCTTCTGCTTGGCAAAATTGGTGATCTCGTTGGTCAGCTCCGAGATCTCTTCGTTGATCGGCGCCAGCGTTTCCTTGCGGATGCGGTCGATATCGGACACGAGCTTTGCGTACTGCGCCGCCGCTTCGCCGTCCTTCTTGCCTTCGAGCGCTAGCTCCTGCTTGCGGATAGTTTCGATTTGCTGCTCGCCCTTCTGGTAATTGCCGATCAGCACAGTCAAACGGTCGATTCGTTTGTGGTTCTCCGGCGAGTGCGACAGCTTCGCCATCTCGCCCGAGAACTTCAGCGCCGCCGTCAGGCGATCATTGAAATAGGTGGCGGCCTTCTGCATTTCGGCCGACGAGGATGATGTCAGAATGTCGCGAATGCCGATCTGCATCCCGCGCACCGAGGCTTTCGCTTCTGCAGCGTTCTGCGCGATCGCCTGCTGCGCCGATGCGGCATTGCTGAGCTTCTGAACCTCGGCGCCGCCGCTCATCTGGAGGATGATCATCAGCGTGACGAGCCCGATGGTCAGCGCGGACGTGATGGCGAGCTTGGTGCCAATTCGCAGGTTCTGAATGAACATCATCGACGTAATCCCCGGATATGCATTGCCGCGCCAACGCGCGTGAACAATCCGGGAAGGCTAACCCGCGAGGTTGCTCATTAACGTTAAGGGCGGCAGCGGCAGCCTGGGTAGAAATACTGAAATGGCGCTTTAAACTACTGCAGCAGCGCACTTTTCACGTGCAACGAGATGGATCTCGCGGATTTGCACGCGGTGGCGTCCGTTAACGGTTACCGTTCGCGGGCATCAGCACACTGTCTCACCGACCAGGCTGACGCGGAAGACCGGCTTCTTGTTCTCGTCGAGCAGCTCCATGCTCCATTTCGCATTCGGCTTCAGGTTGCGCGCGATGCTGCCGAGCAGGTTGGCGCAGACCTCGCTCATCTCGGCCCAGACGGCGGCGCGATCCTCGAACTCGTACGGCTGGTCGGCGGCGCCGGAATAACGACCGGTGCTGATGCGGAAGAAATACAGCGACATCGTAGAACCCTTGCCCCCGGCCCTGGGCAAACTGGGACGCGAGTCGCTACCAAGGCATGAAAGCCGCCGTCCGTATGACTACGGCGCGGCGGCCTGGTGACCGATGAATATTTTCAACGACAAAATGCGCGGGCGGCCCCGCGCAGCCAGCTCACTGGGTCGAGCGCCGCAATTCCAGCGGAGCGTCGTTCCTGGCGGGCTCCGATTTGGCTTCGGATTTCACCGGCTCGAGCCGGCTGCTCTCGACACGCGGCGTCTCGACGCGCGCGGCGACTTCAGTGTTGGACGCAGCGACCGAACCGGTGCGCTCCGAAGCGCGCAGCGAACGCGGACGCGCCACGGCGCGGGCCATCAGCATCTGATTGCCGCCCTGGTGGCGGAAGTCGCAATAGGCGAAGCCCATGCCCGACACCGAGCCGCGGAAGCTGCGATCGTCGGTCTTTTCCAGGTTGAAGCACGGCTCGAATGGAATGCCCTTGATCGAGGCGCAGACGTTCTGCCCGCGGATCTGGAGCGTGTTGCCGGGCAGGCGGAGATGCTTCACCGGGCCTGCGCCCGAGAACTGCACCGCGCCGGCGGCGCCGAGATCGTCCAGGATGCGGCCTGCGCCGCGGGTACCGTCGAAGCAGGTGAAGGCGAACACTTTACCGGCAACGAAGCGGCGCGCCTCGTCGGCGTTCATGCTTCCTGCAATAGCCGGAGCAAACGTCGCTGCCGCCGTGACAGCCCCCAACACAATACGCGCAAGCATGCTCAACTCCGAACCAACCCCAGCGCGGGCGATGCCTTATCTCTTTACCCGCTGCTTACCATACTAACCAAGGCAACATTGAAGCAGCTTGGTTGGTAAAGTCTGAACGCCGTTAGAGAATTTTTACCACGATGCGGCCGCGGACCTGGCCGGCCAGGATTTTCGCGCCCCATTCCGAAACTTCCTCGATCGGAATTTCATGAGTAATTTCAGATAGTTTCGTCCGATCTAGATCCGAGGCCAGACGCTGCCAGGCGGCTTTCCGCGGCTCGATCGGGCACATCACGGAATCGATGCCGAGAAGGCACACCCCGCGCAAAATGAAGGGTGCGACAGAAGACGGCAGGTCCATGCCGGCCGCCAGGCCGCACGCCGCGATCGCGCCGCCATACTTCGTCATCGAGAGGAGATTCGCGAGCGTGGTCGAGCCGACGCTGTCGACGCCGCCGGCCCAGCGCTCCTTGGCGAGGGGCTTGGCCGCCGCCGACAATTCATTGCGGTCGATGATCTCGGCCGCACCGATCTCTTTCAAATAGTCGGCTTCCGAGGCGCGGCCGGTGGAGGCGATGACGTGATAACCAAGCTTCGAGAGCACGGCGGTGGCGACCGAGCCGACGCCGCCGGCCGCGCCCGTCACCACCACAGGGCCGCTCTTCGGCGACAGGCCGTGCTTCTCCAGCGCCAGCACCGACAGCATCGCGGTGAAGCCGGCGGTGCCGATCGCCATGGCGTCACGCGCCGACAGGCCCTGCGGCAAGGCGACCAGCCAGTCGCCCTTGACCCGCGCCTTCTCGGCATAGGCGCCGAGATGGGTCTCGCCCATGCCCCAGCCGGTGCAGACGACCTTGTCGCCCGCCTTCCATTGCGGATGGGCGGAGGTTTCAACCGTGCCGGCGAAATCGATGCCGGCGATCATCGGGAAGCGACGCACCACCGGCGCCTTGCCGGTGAGCGCGAGGCCGTCCTTGTAGTTCAGCGTCGACCATTCCACGCGGACCGTGACATCACCGTCCATCAGCTCGGAATCGTCGAACTGCGTGAGTGCGGCGGTGGTGCCCTTGTCCGCCTTGTCGATCCGGATCGCCTTGAATGTGGCCACGACTGAACTCCCTGAACTTGTTTCAGGGGATGTTTAGCCGATCAGGCAGGCTGCGCAACCGCTCGCTGAACCGGTTTCTCCACGATCGGAAGATTGATCAGCGCGGACAGCACGCCGAACAGGATCGACAGCCACCAGATCGGCGTATAGGAACCGAACTTTTCGAACACGATGCCGCCGAGCCAGACGCCGAGGAAGCCGCCGACCTGATGGCTGACGAAGGCGAAGCCATAGAGCGTGGCGAGCCAGCGCGTGCCGAACATCAGCGCCACCAGCGCCGAAGTCGGCGGCACCGTCGACAGCCAGGTCAGGCCGGAGACCGCGCCGAATGCGATCGCCGAGAACGGCGTGATCGGAAACGAGATGAAGGCGAGCGTCGCAAGCGCGCGCGTGAAATAGATCGCGGAGAGGATGTAGCGCTTGGGCAGCGAGTTCTGGAGATAGCCGACGCTCAGCGATCCCATGATGTTGAACAGGCCGATCGCCGCGATCACCCAGCCGCCGGTTTGCGTCGAGATGCCGCGATCGACCAGAAACGCCGGCAGATGCACGGTGATGAAGGCGAGCTGGAAGCCGCAGGTGAAGAAGCCGAGCACCAGCAGCACATAGGAGCGATGGCCGAAGGCTTCGGCGAGCGCTTTCGTGAAGGTTTGCTCATCCTCAGGCGTCGTGTTGGCCGTGGTTGCGACCGGCGGCGTCGAGAGCGCCAGCGACAGCGGGATGATCAGCAGCATCAGGAAGCCGAACACGGTGAGCGCCTGCTGCCAGCCGAAATTGTCGATCAGCGCGACGCCAATGGGCGCGAACAGGAACTGGCCGAACGAGCCCGCCGCGGTGCCGGCGCCGAGCGCGAGCCCGCGCTTCTCCGCCGGCAACAGCTTGGTGAAGGCCGACAGCACCAGGTTGAACGAGCAGCCGGCGAGACCGAATCCCACCATCACGCCCGCGCCGAGATTCAGCGACAGCGGCGTCGAGGAATAGCGCATCAGCAGCAGGCCGCCGGCGTAAAGCAGCGCACCGACGCACATCACCCGGAACAGGCCGAAGCGATCGGCGACCGCGCCGGCAAGGGGCTGGCCCAATCCCCACAGCAGGTTCTGCACGGCGATCGCGAGGCCGAACACGTCGCGGCCCCAGGCGAATTCGTGGCTCATCGGCTGCACGAAGAAGCCGAGCGCCGAGCGCGGGCCGAAGCCGAGCATGCCGATGGCACAGCCGCAGAGAATGATGATGGCTGGGGTACGCCAGGAGGAGGAACGCGAGACCGGACCGAGCTCGCCCGCTTGAGTGGACATGGGTTCCTCATCAGTCGCTGGCGGATCCGGAATAGGCAACCGCGAGCCACGCGTTTAATGCAGATGCATGAAAATCCCAAGCCAAAAATGATTGCGTTCCACGAAGGGCTGCCGCGGGAGCATTGCGTTTCAACGCGGCCTCGCCTGACGCGCCGGGTGCGACTTGACGGTAATGTGTGCGGCTGGGGCTAGCGGCCTGCGCGGGCACGTGTTATCTTTGATTTACTCAGATTGAGTATATGTAAGCTTTGGTGAAGTCCCACCGGCCTCTCGGCCGGAGTTCTCAGGTTCTATATATACTCACATGGAGCATAATTAGCATTCACGGGAGGCTTCGATGCCCATCACTGGAATTTACGGCCCCGACGACTTTGCCAACCAGCCGCAGGGCCAAGTCCCCGCCCCTCCTCGCGCCATAGCAGCGCGAACCGGCCCCGCGCTGCCGAAGCCCTCACTGGAATGGACTGCGGACGTCGAGCGGGCGACTGCGCCGCTCTATGAGCGCGTGAAGCACGTGATCCCCCCGATCGAGTGGCCGCTGATGGCGCCGACGATCAAGGCGATCAACGAGCTGAAGCAGGCCCGGGGCGCGGTCATCCTCGCGCACAACTACCAGGCGCCGGAGATCTTTCATTGCGTCGCCGACATCGGCGGCGACTCGCTTCAGCTCGCGGTCGAAGCGACCAAGGTGAAGGCCGACATCATCGTGCAATGCGGCGTGCACTTCATGGCGGAGACGTCAAAGCTGCTCAACCCGGACAAGATGGTACTGATCCCGGACGCGCGCGCCGGCTGCTCGCTCGCGGACAGCATCACGGGCGCGGACGTTCGCCTGCTCCGCGAAAAATTTCCCGGCGTGCCCGTCGTCGCCTATGTCAACACGTCGGCGGACGTGAAGGCGGAGGTCGACATCTGCTGCACCTCGTCGAACGCGGTGCAAGTGGTCGAGAGCCTGAACGCGCCGACCGTGATCTTCCTGCCCGATCGCTATCTCGCGACGTATGTGGCCTCGAAGACCGACGTGAAGATCATCGCCTGGAAGGGCGCCTGCGAGGTGCACGAGCGCTTTACGGGCGAAGAGCTGCGCGCTTATCGCGAGGCCGACCCCTCCGTGCAGATCATCGCGCATCCCGAATGCCCGCCTGATGTGCTGGCGGAAGCCGATTTCACCGGCTCGACCGCGCACATGATCAACTGGGTGCGCGAGCGGCGGCCGCGGCGGCTCGTCATGATCACGGAATGCTCGATGGCCGACAATGTCCGCGCCGAGCTGCCTGACGTGGAGATGCTTCGCCCCTGCAATCTCTGCCCGCACATGAAGCGCATCACGCTCGCCAACATTCTGGACAGCCTGCTCACGCTTGGCGAGCAGGTCACGATCGATCCCGCGCTCGTGGAACGCGCGCGGCGCTCGGTCGAGCGGATGATCAATCTGAAGAATTGAGAGCGAAGCATGCCAGACAACATCCACAATCTCACCCGCAGCACCGATGACGTCGTCATCGTCGGCGGCGGCCTCGCCGGACTCTTTTGTGCACTGAAGCTCGCACCGCGGCCGGTAACGCTGATCTCCGCCGCACCGCTTGGACAGGGCGCATCATCCGCCTGGGCGCAAGGCGGCATCGCTGCGGCCGTGGCCGAAGGCGATAGCCCGGAAGCGCACGCCGCCGACACCATCGCCGTCGGCGGCGGTCTTGTCGATGAAGCGGTCGCACTCGGCATCGCGCGCGAGGCCGCGCCGCGAATCCATGACCTACTCGCCTATGGCGTGCCGTTCGACCGCGACCTCGAAGGCAAGCTTGCTGTCGGCCGCGAGGCCGCGCATTCGGCGCGGCGCATCGTGCATGTGCGCGGCGACGGGGCCGGAGCCGCGATCATCGCGGCGCTGAGCGAGGCCGTACGCCGCACGCCGTCGATCCGACTGATCGAAGGTCTCGTCGCCGAATCGCTGTTGACCGAGGACGGCGCGGTCACCGGTCTTCAATTGCGCGAGGCCGGCAATCCCGCGGCACGTCCGCTCCTGCTGGCCTCTCGCGCGGTGGTGCTGGCGACCGGCGGCCTCGGCCATCTCTATGCCGTCACCACCAACCCGCTCGAAGCCAGCGGCTCGGGCCTTGCGATCGCAGCACGCGCCGGCGCCGTGATCGCCGATCCTGAATTCGTGCAGTTTCACCCCACCGCCATCATGGCCGGGCGCGACCCGGCGCCGCTCGCAACGGAGGCGCTGCGCGGCGAAGGTGCGACGCTGATCAACGGCGATGGCGAACGTTTCATGCTCGCGCGCCATCCGCTCGCAGAGCTCGCGCCGCGCGACATCGTGGCCCGCGGCGTGTTCGCCGAGATCGCGGCCGGGCGCGGCGCCTTCCTCGATGCGCGGCAGGCGCTGGGTGCGCGCTTCGCCGACAAATTTCCGACCGTGCATGCAAGCTGCATCGCGGCCGGTATCGATCCCGCCACGCAGGCCATCCCGATCGCGCCGGCGGCGCACTACCATATGGGCGGCATCGCGGTGGACGAGCAGGGCCGCAGCTCGATCGACGGGCTCTGGGCCGCGGGCGAAGTGTCATCCACCGGCGCGCATGGCGCCAACCGGCTGGCGTCGAATTCGCTCCTGGAGGCGGTGGTCTACGCCGCCCGCATCGCCGACGACATCGCCCGCCGCGCGATCCCCTCGCCTGCCCGCCTTCCCGATGCGTTGGTCACATCGCGTGGCGGCACGCCGGACGCTGCCGCCGTGAAGCGGTTGCGAACGATGATGAGCGCGCATGTCGGCGTGATCCGAAACGGTGACGGGCTTGCGGAGGCCGTGCGCAGCTTCGCCGCGGTCGAACGCGAAGCCGGCAACTTCGCTGTCCGCAACATGGCAATTTCGGCCCTGCTCGTCGCCGCGTCGGCCTGGACGCGGCGCGAGAGCCGCGGCGCACATTTCCGCTCCGACCATCCGGCGGAAGGCCCCGCGCTGGCGCAGCGAACGATGACGACGCTCACGGAGGCACGTGAGATCGCGGAGAGCCTGAGCGAGCGTCCGCTGCCACGCACCGCCCGACCGATGATCGCCTGATGGAGTCCCCCATGATCACCCCGACGTCACTGCTCTATCCCGACGCCTTCCTGTCGCCGCTTGCGATCGACGCGGCCGTGCATCGCGCGCTCGACGAGGATCTCGGCCGCGCCGGCGACATCACCTCGCTTGCAACGATCCCGGAGGCGACCAAGGCGCAGGCCATCCTGGTCGCGCGCCAGTCCGGCGTTATCGCCGGCTTGCCGCTGGCGCTGGCGACGCTGCAAAAGCTCTCGCCCGATATCGAGGTGCGCGCACATGTCCGCGACGCCGCACGCGTCGCCCGCGGCCAGCGCGTGCTGACGATCACGGGCCCGGCGCGCGCCATCCTCACGGCGGAGCGGGCCGCGCTGAATTTCGTCGGCCGGCTGTCGGGCGTCGCGACGCTCACGGCTGACTACGTCGCACGGACCGAAGGCACGACAATGCGCATCTGCTGCACGCGCAAGACCACGCCGGGGCTCCGGGCGCTGGAGAAATACGCCGTGCGCTGCGGCGGCGGCTTCAACCACCGCTTCGGGCTCGACGATGCGATCCTGATCAAGGACAACCACATCGCGGTCGCCGGCGGCATCCGCCCGGTTCTGGAGCGCGCCCGCGCCCATGCCGGTCATCTCGTCAAGATCGAGATCGAGGTCGATACGCTCGCGCAATTGCGCGAGGTGCTCGGCACCGGGCTCGCCGATGCCGTGCTGCTCGACAACATGGACCTTGCGACGCTGCGCGAGGCTGTCAGGCTCAACGAGGGGCGCCTCCAGCTGGAGGCATCCGGCGGCGTCACGCTGGACTCGATCGCGGCCATCGCGGCGACCGGCGTCGACTACGCCTCATCCGGCGCGCTGACGCATTCGGCGCCGAATTTCGACTGCGCGCTGGATATCGATGCGTGACGCCATCTACTCCCTCTCCCCGTTCCTACGGGGAGAGGGTTGGGGTGAGGGGCCTCTCTCCCCACGCGAGATCTCCGAGAGACCTGTACCCCCTCACCTGACGCGCTTCGCGCGTCGACCTCTCCCCGCAAGCGGGGCGAGGTTAAGAGAGACTACCTTCGCTCGCTGACGCCCATCTCGGCGGAGCTCTTGGCTTCCTGGGCGAGCTCGGCGGAGAGCGCGGCGGTCTGGGCCGGGGTGCCCCAGCTCGGTTCCTCGCTGCCGTCGCCCCAGGCGCGCGGGCGATAGAAGGTGTGAACGCCGGTCTTGTACATCTTCTTCATCTCGGCGACCCAGGACGGACGCACCCAGTAGGCGTGGTAGTGCGTGGACTTGCCGACTTCAGGCAGCCAGATCTGGCCGTCGAGCATCGCCTTCGAAATCTTTTTCGCGCGCTCCCACATCTCGGGCTCGCGGATCACGTCGGCATTGTTGTCGCAGGCGAAGGTGAACTGACACGCCAAATGGCGATGCTTGTTCTGATAGACCGCGCCACACACGGTGTCCGGATATTTGCCGGAGAAGACGCGGTTCATCACGACTTGCGCAACCGCCATCTGGCCACGCACGGCCTCGCCGCGCGATTCGAAATAGACGGCTTCGGCGAGACATTTCTCGGACTTTGCGCGCGACTTGTCGTCGAGCGCGAGCCGCTCCGCCGGCGATCTGGCGCGCTGGTTGTCGGCGTTGACCTCGCCCTTCGGCGCGACGCTCTCGCCGCTTTCGATATCCTTGGCGATCTCGGTCGACGGCGGCGACAGCGAGGCCGTCACCTTCATATCGGGATCGGGCATCACGATCAGCGGCTCGGCGCCGGGCTGCCAGCTCTCGATGCTCTCGAGATTGCCGCCGAGCGAGGAGCTGCCGAAAAACAGGTTCGAGGTCTTGACGCGGAAGGGATCGCGCGGCGCTGCCTCCGGAAGGGTCGCCTGCTTCAGCGCCTCGAGCGGCTGCACCGCGAATGCGCGCGCTGCGTCACTGGCTTGTGGCGGATTGGCATATTGCGGCAGCGGCGGCGCGCGCAGCGCTTCCTGAAGCTCGGGATCGAGCGCGGCCGCGGACTCCGGCGACATGATTTGCGGCAAAGCGGCGGTTTTGGCGCCGAACACCGAGCTGTTCGATGTCGCGGGATCTTGCTGGGCCGGTGCGTCCGATGGCGCGGTCGTCTCGGGCGCCTGCGCGGGCGTGACGCTTGCGAGGCGATCCCCCTTCATGGAGCGATCGACCTTGGGAAAATCGGCGGCCTGGTAGCGCGGCGGCGCCTGAAGCGCGGGATTGCGGCTGATCGCGCCGGTGACGTCGCGACCATCGAGGCTCGCGAGGCGAACCATCGCGCTCTGCGGAAGCGACGTGCCGATCGGACGGGAAAAGCTGTAGGTGGCGAGCTGGATCGAGGACGCGGCAGAAAACACCTGCTTTTGCCAGCGCTCGGCGACGCCGGGCTGACGCGCCAGCAACGACGCGATATCCTGATAGCCGGTCTCTCTCGGCATCAATGCGAAGATGCAGAGACCGATTCCGAAGGACGCGAACCGCGCGCCCTTCGGATGGTTACGCAAGACTGACATCGACACGCTCACGCTACGCTTACGCCAGAAAAATCGAACCGCAGTACGTCCGTACAATTCGATCTTTATCGTAAGTATCCAATTTAGGTTGCCGGGGCGTTAATCGGCGTTGCGCGTGCGGCACACTCAAGCGATTGCAGGTGTTTCCACGGGCAATGATGCACGTTGGTAAACGCCGCCTCTCGTAAAGCGGTAAACATTCGGTCAACGTGAATGGTGAAGGAACTCTTGCGCGGGCGTCTCATTACGGGACGCGTGTGAGTTCCCGGTGTTGGCGTTTTCGCGAACCCCCTCCACACCACAGCTGTCATGCCCCGCGAAGGCGGGGCATCCAGTACGCCGCAGCTTCTCGATTCAATCACGGTTGCCTCGGAATACTGGATCGCCCGGTCGAGCCGGGCGATGACAGTGAGTGTGTGGCGGCACGCGCGTGCAACACACTCGTCATTGCGAGGAGCGCAGCGACGAAGCAATCCAGACTGCTTCAGCGGAAGGGTTCTGGATTGCTTCGCTGCGCTCGCAATGACGGTGGGGAGAGAGCAGTGTACCAAATGAAAGAGGCGGGGTTTGGCCCCGCCTCTTCGCATTCAACACTTCACCGCTTCGCTTACGCCTGGCTCGCGATCGCCTTGCCGAGCGCCGCCTGCGCCGCCGCGAGACGGGCGATCGGCACGCGGTAGGGCGAGCAGGAGACGTAGTCGAGGCCGATGTTGTGGCAGAAGGCGACGGAGGCGGGATCGCCGCCGTGCTCGCCGCAGATGCCGACCTTGAGCTGCGGGCGCGTCTTGCGGCCGCGCGCGACGCCGATCTTGACGAGCTCGCCGACGCCTTCCTGGTCGAGCGCGACGAAGGGATCGACCGACAAGATGCCCTTCGACACGTAGGGACCGAGGAAGCTCGCCGCGTCGTCGCGGCTGATGCCGTAGGTCGTCTGCGTGAGGTCGTTGGTGCCGAACGAGAAGAACTCGGCGCTCTCGGCGATCTCGGCCGCGAGCAGGCAGGCGCGCGGCAGCTCGATCATGGTGCCGACCTGATAGGTCAGCTTGGTGTTGGTGTCGCGCATCACGGCTTTCGCGGTGGCATCGATGCGCGCCTTGACGAGGTCGAGCTCCATCTTGGTGGCGATCAGCGGCACCATCACCTCGAGGCCGACGGCCTTGCCGGTGCGCTTCTCGGCCTCAACTGCGGCTTCGAAGATCGCACGAGCCTGCATCTCGGCGATCTCCGGATAGGCGATCGCGATGCGGCAGCCGCGGAAACCGAGCATCGGATTGAACTCCGAGAGCTCGCGCGCACGGTCGGCCAGGCGCCGCGGGTCGGTGTTCATGGCGCGCGCCACTTCCTCGACCTCGGCATGGGTGTGCGGCAGGAATTCATGGAGGGGAGGATCCAGAAGCCGGATCGTGACGGGCAGGCCCTTCATGATCTCGAACAGCTCGACGAAGTCGGCGCGCTGCATCGGCAGCAGCTTGGCCAGCGCGGCGCGGCGCGACTGCTCGTCCTCGGAGAGAATCATCTCGCGAACCGTGCGGATGCGCGTCTCCTCGAAGAACATGTGCTCGGTGCGGCAGAGGCCGATGCCTTCCGCGCCGAACTTGATCGCGGTGCGGGCATCATCCGGCGTATCGCCGTTGACTCGGACGCCGATCTTGCGGACCTGGTCGGCCCAGGTCATGAGCGTGCCGAACTCGCCGGACAGCTCCGGCTCGATCATCGGCATGCGGCCGGCGAGCACCTGGCCGAGCGAGCCGTCGATGGTGATGACGTCGCCGGTCTTGAAAGTGCGGGAGCCGATGCTCATGGTGCCGCGGCCGTAATCGACGCGGATGGTGCCGCAGCCGGAGACGCAGGGCTTGCCCATGCCGCGCGCGACCACCGCCGCATGCGAGGTCATGCCGCCGCGGGTGGTCAAGATGCCTTCGGCGGCGTGCATGCCGTGGATGTCTTCCGGGCTGGTCTCGATGCGAACCAGGATCACCTTGCGCCCGTCGGCCTGGAGCTTGGCCGCCTCGTCCGAGGAGAACACGATCTCGCCGGAGGCCGCGCCGGGCGAGGCCGGCAGGCCGGTCGCGATCACGTCGCGCTTGGCGTCGGGATCGATGGTCGGATGCAGCAGCTGGTCGAGCGAGGCGGGATCGATCCGCGTCACCGCTTCCTTCTTCGAGA
Protein-coding regions in this window:
- the nadC gene encoding carboxylating nicotinate-nucleotide diphosphorylase — its product is MITPTSLLYPDAFLSPLAIDAAVHRALDEDLGRAGDITSLATIPEATKAQAILVARQSGVIAGLPLALATLQKLSPDIEVRAHVRDAARVARGQRVLTITGPARAILTAERAALNFVGRLSGVATLTADYVARTEGTTMRICCTRKTTPGLRALEKYAVRCGGGFNHRFGLDDAILIKDNHIAVAGGIRPVLERARAHAGHLVKIEIEVDTLAQLREVLGTGLADAVLLDNMDLATLREAVRLNEGRLQLEASGGVTLDSIAAIAATGVDYASSGALTHSAPNFDCALDIDA
- a CDS encoding cell wall hydrolase; its protein translation is MSVLRNHPKGARFASFGIGLCIFALMPRETGYQDIASLLARQPGVAERWQKQVFSAASSIQLATYSFSRPIGTSLPQSAMVRLASLDGRDVTGAISRNPALQAPPRYQAADFPKVDRSMKGDRLASVTPAQAPETTAPSDAPAQQDPATSNSSVFGAKTAALPQIMSPESAAALDPELQEALRAPPLPQYANPPQASDAARAFAVQPLEALKQATLPEAAPRDPFRVKTSNLFFGSSSLGGNLESIESWQPGAEPLIVMPDPDMKVTASLSPPSTEIAKDIESGESVAPKGEVNADNQRARSPAERLALDDKSRAKSEKCLAEAVYFESRGEAVRGQMAVAQVVMNRVFSGKYPDTVCGAVYQNKHRHLACQFTFACDNNADVIREPEMWERAKKISKAMLDGQIWLPEVGKSTHYHAYWVRPSWVAEMKKMYKTGVHTFYRPRAWGDGSEEPSWGTPAQTAALSAELAQEAKSSAEMGVSERR
- the ppdK gene encoding pyruvate, phosphate dikinase — its product is MAKAASKPSKTAAKSKPSAKAKAAPAARKALAKSTLKSAPKPVAKTAAKAAPKPAAKATTKAAAPKVAVKPAPKKAAPAKAAPAAAKAGKWVFTFGDGKAEGRTEMRDLLGGKGANLAEMANLGLPVPPGFTIPTSVCTYFYAHDKSYPKELQAQVEKALDHVGKLTGKVFGDVKNPLLVSVRSGARASMPGMMDTVLNLGLNDETVEALSELSGDRRFAYDSYRRFITMYSDVVLGFEHHHFEEILDTFKDSQGYTLDTDLSAEDWVGLVGKYKDAVARETGKDFPQDPHDQLWGAIGAVFSSWMNARAVTYRKLHDIPESWGTAVNVQAMVFGNMGETSATGVAFTRNPSTGESKLYGEFLINAQGEDVVAGIRTPQDITEEARKESGSDKASMEAAMPEAFKELTRIYTLLEKHYRDMQDMEFTVEQGKLWMLQTRGGKRTAKAALRIAVELANEGLISKKEAVTRIDPASLDQLLHPTIDPDAKRDVIATGLPASPGAASGEIVFSSDEAAKLQADGRKVILVRIETSPEDIHGMHAAEGILTTRGGMTSHAAVVARGMGKPCVSGCGTIRVDYGRGTMSIGSRTFKTGDVITIDGSLGQVLAGRMPMIEPELSGEFGTLMTWADQVRKIGVRVNGDTPDDARTAIKFGAEGIGLCRTEHMFFEETRIRTVREMILSEDEQSRRAALAKLLPMQRADFVELFEIMKGLPVTIRLLDPPLHEFLPHTHAEVEEVARAMNTDPRRLADRARELSEFNPMLGFRGCRIAIAYPEIAEMQARAIFEAAVEAEKRTGKAVGLEVMVPLIATKMELDLVKARIDATAKAVMRDTNTKLTYQVGTMIELPRACLLAAEIAESAEFFSFGTNDLTQTTYGISRDDAASFLGPYVSKGILSVDPFVALDQEGVGELVKIGVARGRKTRPQLKVGICGEHGGDPASVAFCHNIGLDYVSCSPYRVPIARLAAAQAALGKAIASQA